The genomic stretch CATGGCGAGGATCGGCATCAGGGTGGAGATCATCACCAACACCTGGAGCGAGTTCCTGGACAAGCTCCAGAACGGCCGCACGCAGGTCTTCAATGTCGGATGGGTCCTGGACTATCCCGATCCGGAGAACTTCCTGCAACTGCTCTACGGCCCCAACAAGGCGCCGGGGCCGAACGGAACCAGCTACGACAACCCCGAGTTCAACGAGCTGTTCGACCGGATGAAGACCATGCATGACGGCCCCGAGCGGTACGCCCTGGTGCGCCGGATGGTCGAGATCGTCTGCGAGGACGCCCCCTGGGTTCCGAGCGTGCACGCCCTCAGCTACATCCTGGTGCACCAGTGGGTGCGCAACTACAAGCCGCACGGCATGACCGGGAGCTTCCTGAAGTACGTGGACGTCGACGTGAGCCTGCGCGATCGGCTGCGTCTGGAATGGAACCGGCCCGGGGCGGGGGAGGGCCTATGACGGCCTACGTCATCCGGCGGCTGCTCTACACCATCCCGCTGGTGCTGGGGGTGTGCCTGTTCACGTTCGTCCTGTTCGAGTGGATCGTGCCGCCGGAGGTGCGCGCGGCGCAGGCGATCGGCCGGCATGCCACCGCCGAGGCGATTCAGAAGGAGATCCGCAAGCGGGGATGGGACAAGGGGCTCGTCTGGAACGCCCGGGCCGAAGGGGTCCAGCGCCTGACCGACACGCGTTTCGCCCGCCACATGTCCCGACTGCTCCTGTTCCGCTTCGGGCGCACGGAGAAGACCCACGAGGACATCGGGCAGGCGATCCTGCGGGGGATGGTGCCGTCGCTGACGCTCACCCTGCCGATCTTCGTGCTCGGCCTGTTCACGGGCCTGTGCCTGTCGCTGGGCGTCGCCTACGTCCGGGGGACGGTTCTGGACCTGGCGGGCGTGGTGGTCTGCGTGGCCTTCATGTCGGTCTCCATCCTGGTGTACATCATCGTCGGCCAGCTCCTCCTGGCGCAGTACTTGCGGTTCTTCCCGATCTACGGCTTCGCGCGCGGGTTCGGCGTGTTGCGTTTCCTGCTCCTGCCCGTGCTGATCGGCGTCGTGAAGGGCCTGGGCGACGACGTGCGGTTCTACCGCACCATCCTGCTGGAGGAGATGACCCGCGACTACGTGCGCACCGCGCGCGCCAAGGGCCTGACGGAGACCGCCGTGCTGTTCCGGCACGTGCTGAAGAACGCGATGATCCCGGTGCTCACCCGCACGGTGATCGCGATCCCGTTCCTGTTCCTGGGGTCGCTGCTGCTGGAGAGCTTCTTCGGAATCCCGGGGCTGGGCAGCATGACCGTGGAGGCGGTGAACAACGGCGACACCGACGTGATGGCCGCCATGGTCTACATCGGCGCGCTGCTCTTCGCCTTCGGCAACCTGTTGACGGACATCAGCTACACGATCGCCGACCCTCGCATCCG from Candidatus Brocadiaceae bacterium encodes the following:
- a CDS encoding ABC transporter permease codes for the protein MTAYVIRRLLYTIPLVLGVCLFTFVLFEWIVPPEVRAAQAIGRHATAEAIQKEIRKRGWDKGLVWNARAEGVQRLTDTRFARHMSRLLLFRFGRTEKTHEDIGQAILRGMVPSLTLTLPIFVLGLFTGLCLSLGVAYVRGTVLDLAGVVVCVAFMSVSILVYIIVGQLLLAQYLRFFPIYGFARGFGVLRFLLLPVLIGVVKGLGDDVRFYRTILLEEMTRDYVRTARAKGLTETAVLFRHVLKNAMIPVLTRTVIAIPFLFLGSLLLESFFGIPGLGSMTVEAVNNGDTDVMAAMVYIGALLFAFGNLLTDISYTIADPRIRLQ